From the Mycobacterium sp. 155 genome, the window CGTCCGCAATTCGGCGTCCTCGGCCGGAAGCCGTTCCAACAGGTCCATGTCCTTGGCGATGAGCCCACGCACGTCCGGTGGCTTCAGGTTGCCTGCGATCAGGCCGAGCATGGCGCCCCCGGCGATCGGAGCGGCGCCAAGAGCTAGTTCGGCAATCCCCGGCATACCTGTCCTCCGTCACATGGTCGCGCTACGAGATGGCTGCAATCTTGTCGAAAATACCCGCAGGGGCGTCAATTCATGAGCTGCGCGGCAACTGTCGCACCGAGCTCCCAGCACGCCTCCAGATCGGATTTGCTCGGCTTGCCGGACACCACGACGTCCGCTGCGGCCTTCACCCAGCCCAACCCCGTCGTGATGTTGACGACTGCCCGCTCAGCACCCTCGGTGCCTTCGTTGCCGTGCAGGTACAGGCCGTACGGTCGGCCGCGTGTCGCATCCAGGCACGGGTAATAACAGACGTCGAAAGCGTGCTTGAGCGCACCGCTTATGTAGCCGAGGTTGGCCGGGCTGCCGAGCAGGTAACCGTCGGCAGCGAGCACATCGGCCGGCGAGACGGTGAGCGCGGGGCGGCGCACGACCTCGACGCCCTCGATCTCCGGGTCCGTGGCCCCGGCGAGCACCGCCTCGAACATCTCCTGGCAGTGCGGCGACGGCGTGTGGTGGACGATGAGCAACGTGGGCATCTTACGCACGCTCCTGCATCTGGACGGCGGTGCGCATGGCGTCACGCGCCCGGCTGCGGTCACCCGCGTAGTCGTAGGCCCGCGCCAGCCGGTACCAGCGCACCCAGTTGTCGGGATCGGCCTCCAACTCGTCTTTCACAGTGACGAACAGGGCGTCCGCGGCGTCCCGTTCAACCCGCCCCGACGGGCGGTGCGGCAAGCAACTGACATCTAAATCCATACCTAGCTCCCGAGCCAGCCGGGCGAGCCGCTGATGGGCGAACCCAGCACGCAGCGTGGTGACCAACACCCACGCACCAATTAGTGGAAATACCAGCAGCGCCAGCCCGAGTCCGATCGCCGCGGGCTTACCGGAGCCGACG encodes:
- a CDS encoding flavodoxin family protein, which translates into the protein MPTLLIVHHTPSPHCQEMFEAVLAGATDPEIEGVEVVRRPALTVSPADVLAADGYLLGSPANLGYISGALKHAFDVCYYPCLDATRGRPYGLYLHGNEGTEGAERAVVNITTGLGWVKAAADVVVSGKPSKSDLEACWELGATVAAQLMN